A genomic region of Tamandua tetradactyla isolate mTamTet1 chromosome 2, mTamTet1.pri, whole genome shotgun sequence contains the following coding sequences:
- the MAST2 gene encoding microtubule-associated serine/threonine-protein kinase 2 isoform X6 — protein sequence MMNHVYKERFPKATAQMEERLAEFISSDTPESVLPLADGALSFIHHQVIEMARDCLDKSQSGLITSNYFYELQENLEKLLQDAHERSESSEVAFVMQLVKKLMIVIARPARLLECLEFDPEEFYHLLEAAEGHAKEGHGIKCDIPRYIISQLGLTRDPLEEMVHLSSYDSPDAPETDDSVEGHGASLPTKKTPSEEDFETIKLISNGAYGAVFLVRHKSTRQRFAMKKINKQNLILRNQIQQAFVERDILTFAENPFVVSMFCSFETKRHLCMVMEYVEGGDCATLLKNIGALPVDMVRLYFAETVLALEYLHNYGIVHRDLKPDNLLITSMGHIKLTDFGLSKIGLMSLTTNLYEGHIEKDAREFLDKQVCGTPEYIAPEVILRQGYGKPVDWWAMGIILYEFLVGCVPFFGDTPEELFGQVISDEIVWPEDDEALPPDAQDLTSKLLHQNPLERLGTGSACEVKQHPFFTGLDWTGLLRQKAEFIPQLESEDDTSYFDTRLDRYHHMDSEDEEDVSEDGCLEIRQFSSCSPRFSKVYSSMERLSLLEEHRIPPPTKRSLSEEKEDRSDGLAGLKGRDRSWVIGSPEILRKRVSVSESSHTESDSSPPLTVRRRCSGLLDVPRFPEGPEDTSSTPRRKQQEGTWLLTLPSEGVPGPVPERPVERRLTLDEEPIGQSCGSKPAMEPRGGRGAPQLAEGVTAKAISDLAVRRARHRLLSGDSVEKHTTRPVNKVIKSASATALSLLIPAEHHSCSPLASPMSPHSQSSNPSSRDSSPSRDFLPALGSLRPPIIIHRAGKKYGFTLRAIRVYMGDSDVYTVHHMVWHVEDGGPASEAGLRQGDLITHVNGEPVHGLVHTEVVELILKSGNKVSISTTPLENTSIRVGPARKGSYKAKMARRSKRSRGKDGQESRKRSSLFRKITKQASLLHTSRSLSSLNRSLSSGESGPGSPTHSHSLSPRSPTQGYRVTPDAVHSVGGNSSQSSSPSSSVPSSPASSGHTRPSSLHGLAPKLQRQYRSPRRKSAGSIPLSPLAHTPSPPPAASPQRSPSPLSGHGAQAFSTKLHSSPPLGRQLSRPKSSEPPRSPLLKRVQSAEKLAAALAASEKKLTTSHKHSLDLPYPELKKELPPREVSPLEVVGTRSVLSGKGALPGKGVLQPAPSRALGTLRDRAERRESLQKQEAIHEVDSSEDDTDEGPENNQGVQESSVAPNPEVGQNPPPRGMGEGGGEENAFLPSNPRSQCSVVPSQLTGITLGSPRIESPSVPQRQLGRPQTFEEAASTSPASNLSRGGPTDPYPSEGSWKSQHLHTQALAALCPSSSEHTPTSCSATASTPGDPGPWSWKFLAEGPDRASTGRKAMMGAGPASYQNLETIASGQPENLSIKHEGKSQPSSAPGLAHLPSCKVSNHSWLWEPECPQEDKEELESALGITKVPDASGDSKQDVPGRGCPHTQESGPSLLWRGREPGTPQKHQDLALVPDELLKQT from the exons GCTACAGCACAAATGGAAGAGCGACTAGCAGAATTCATTTCTTCTGACACTCCAGAAAGTGTGTTGCCCTTGGCAGATGGAGCCCTGAGCTTTATTCATCATCAGGTGATTGAGATGGCCCGAGACTGCctcgataaatctcagagtgGCCTCATTACTTCAAACTACTTCTACGAACTTCAAGAGAATTTAGAAAAACTGCTGCAAGAT GCTCATGAGCGGTCAGAAAGCTCCGAGGTGGCTTTCGTGATGCAGCTGGTAAAAAAGCTGATGATTGTCATTGCCCGCCCAGCTCGTCTCCTTGAATGCCTG GAGTTTGACCCTGAAGAGTTCTACCACCTGTTAGAAGCAGCTGAGGGCCATGCCAAAGAGGGACACGGGATTAAATGTGACATTCCCCGCTATATCATTAGCCAGCTGGGCCTCACACGGGATCCCCTAGAAG AAATGGTCCACTTGAGCAGCTATGACAGTCCTGACGCTCCGGAGACAGATGATTCAGTTGAG GGCCATGGAGCTTCTCTACCAACTAAAAAGACACCCTCTGAAGAGGACTTTGAAACCATTAAGCTCATCAGCAATGGAGCCTATGG GGCCGTATTCTTGGTGCGGCACAAATCCACCCGACAGCGCTTTGCCATGAAGAAAATCAACAAGCAGAACCTGATCCTGCGGAACCAGATCCAACAGGCCTTTGTGGAGCGTGACATACTGACCTTTGCCGAGAACCCCTTTGTGGTCAGCATGTTCTGCTCCTTTGAGACCAAGCGCCACCTCTGCATGGTGATGGAGTATGTTGAAG GGGGAGACTGTGCCACTCTACTGAAGAACATTGGGGCCCTGCCTGTGGACATGGTGCGTCTGTACTTTGCGGAAACCGTGCTGGCCCTGGAATACTTGCACAACTATGGCATCGTGCATCGTGACCTCAAGCCTGACAA CCTCCTGATTACATCTATGGGGCATATCAAGCTCACTGACTTTGGACTATCTAAAATTGGTCTCATGAGTCTGACAACAAACTTATATGAAGGCCACATTGAAAAGGATGCTCGGGAGTTCCTGGACAAGCAG GTATGCGGGACCCCAGAGTACATTGCACCTGAGGTGATTCTGCGCCAGGGCTACGGGAAACCAGTGGACTGGTGGGCCATGGGCATAATCCTGTATGAGTTCCTGGTGGGTTGCGTTCCTTTCTTTGGAGACACTCCGGAGGAGCTCTTTGGGCAAGTGATCAGTG ATGAGATTGTATGGCCTGAGGATGATGAGGCTCTCCCCCCAGATGCTCAGGACCTCACCTCTAAACTGCTCCACCAGAAtcctctggagaggctgggcacag GCAGCGCTTGTGAGGTGAAGCAGCACCCATTCTTTACCGGTCTGGATTGGACAGGACTTCTTCGCCAGAAGGCTGAATTTATTCCCCAACTGGAGTCAGAGGATGATACCAGCTACTTTGACA CCCGCTTGGACCGATACCACCACATGGACTCGGAAGATGAGGAAGATGTGAGTGAAGATGGCTGCCTTGAGATCCGCCAGTTTTCTTCCTGCTCTCCAAGGTTCAGCAAG GTATACAGTAGCATGGAGAGGCTCTCACTGCTTGAGGAGCACCGGATACCACCCCCCACCAAACGCAGCCTGAGTGAAGAGAAGGAGGACCGCTCAGATGGCCTGGCAGGACTGAAGGGCCGAGACCGTAGCTGGGTGATTGGCTCCCCTGAGAT ATTACGCAAGCGGGTGTCAGTGTCCGAGTCTTCCCACACGGAGAGCGACTCAAGTCCTCCATTGACGGTGCGACGCCGCTGCTCAGGCCTCCTGGATGTACCCCGCTTCCCTGAGGGTCCTGAGGATACCAGCAGCACCCCCAGGAGGAAGCAGCAGGAGGGCACATGGCTTCTAACACTCCCATCAGAAGGGGTACCTGGGCCTGTCCCTGAACGGCCAGTAGAACGGCGGCTGACACTGGATGAAGAGCCCATTGGTCAGAGCTGTGGTTCCAAGCCAG CCATGGAGCCCCGTGGAGGTCGTGGAGCCCCACAGCTGGCTGAAGGAGTCACAGCCAAGGCCATCAGCGACCTGGCTGTACGTAGGGCCCGCCACCGACTGCTCTCTGGAGACTCTGTAGAGAAGCACACTACTCGCCCTGTCAACAAAGTGATCAAGTCTGCCTCAGCCACAGCCCTCTCCTTGCTCATTCCCGCAG AGCACCACAGCTGCTCTCCATTGGCCAGTCCTATGTCCCCACATTCCCAGTCGTCCAACCCATCGTCCAGGGACTCTTCTCCAAGCAGGGACTTCTTGCCAGCTCTTGGCAGCTTGAGGCCCCCCATCATCATCCACCGAGCTGGCAAGAAATACGGCTTCACCCTACGGGCCATCCGTGTCTACATGGGCGACTCAGATGTCTACACTGTGCACCACATGGTGTGG CACGTGGAGGATGGTGGTCCAGCCAGTGAGGCAGGGCTTCGTCAGGGCGACCTCATCACCCACGTCAATGGGGAGCCTGTGCATGGACTGGTACACACAGAGGTGGTGGAGCTAATCCTGAAG AGTGGAAATAAGGTGTCTATTTCAACAACTCCCCTGGAGAACACATCCATTAGGGTTGGTCCTGCTCGGAAGGGCAGCTACAAGGCCAAAATGGCCCGAAGGAGCAAGCGGAGCCGGGGCAAGGATGGGCAAGAAAG CAGGAAAAGGAGCTCCCTGTTCCGGAAGATCACTAAGCAGGCATCCCTGCTCCACACCAGCCGCAGCCTTTCTTCCCTCAACCGCTCCTTGTCATCAGGGGAGAGTGGGCCAGGCTCTCCTACACACAGCCACAGCCTTTCTCCCCGATCTCCCACTCAGGGCTACCGGGTGACTCCCGATGCTGTGCATTCAG TGGGAGGGAATTCATCACAGAGCAGCTCCCCAAGCTCCAGTGTGCCCAGTTCCCCAGCCAGCTCTGGACACACACGGCCCAGCTCCCTGCATGGTCTGGCACCCAAGCTCCAACGCCAGTACCGCTCTCCACGGCGCAAGTCAGCAGGCAGcatcccactgtcaccactggcCCACACCCCTTCCCCTCCACCAGCAGCATCACCCCAGCGTTCCCCATCACCCTTGTCTGGCCATGGAGCCCAGGCCTTTTCTACCAAGCTTCACTCATCACCTCCCCTAGGTAGGCAACTCTCAAGGCCCAAGAGTTCAGAGCCACCCCGCTCACCACTGCTTAAGAGGGTACAGTCAGCTGAGAAACTGGCAGCTGCACTTGCTGCTTCTGAGAAGAAGCTGACTACTTCTCATAAGCATAGCCTTGATCTGCCCTACCCTGAGCTGAAGAAGGAGCTGCCACCCAGGGAAGTCAGTCCTCTGGAGGTAGTTGGGACCAGGAGTGTACTCTCTGGGAAAGGGGCACTGCCAGGGAAAGGAGTGCTGCAGCCTGCTCCCTCACGGGCCCTGGGCACCCTCCGAGACCGGGCTGAAAGGAGAGAATCGCTGCAAAAACAGGAAGCCATCCACGAGGTAGACTCCTCAGAGGATGACACAGATGAGGGGCCTGAGAACAACCAAGGTGTACAAGAGTCAAGCGTGGCACCTAACCCAGAAGTGGGCCAGAATCCTCCCCCAAGAGGAATGGGAGAGGGTGGTGGGGAAGAGAATGCCTTCTTGCCCAGTAACCCTAGGAGCCAGTGCTCAGTGGTCCCAAGCCAGTTGACAGGAATCACACTGGGGTCTCCCAGAATAGAGAGCCCCAGTGTTCCCCAGAGGCAGCTTGGGAGACCACAAACTTTTGAGGAGGCTGCTAGCACCTCACCAGCCTCCAACCTGAGTAGGGGGGGACCCACAGACCCTTACCCTTCTGAAGGGTCCTGGAAGTCCCAGCACCTCCACACCCAGGCACTAGCAGCACTTTGCCCCAGCTCTTCAGAGCATACCCCTACCAGTTGCTCTGCCACTGCCTCTACCCCTGGGGATCCAGGCCCATGGTCCTGGAAATTCCTCGCTGAGGGCCCAGACAGGGCATCCACAGGCAGAAAGGCAATGATGGGAGCTGGACCAGCTAGCTACCAGAATTTGGAAACCATAGCTTCAGGCCAGCCTGAGAACCTGTCTATCAAGCATGAGGGAAAGTCACAGCCATCCAGTGCCCCTGGACTGGCCCATTTACCATCTTGTAAGGTTTCCAACCACAGCTGGCTGTGGGAGCCTGAGTGTCCACAAGAAGATAAAGAAGAGCTGGAGTCAGCCCTGGGCATCACCAAAGTGCCTGATGCCTCAGGTGACAGTAAACAAGACGTTCCAGGCAGAGGCTGCCCCCATACCCAAGAATCTGGGCCCAGCCTGCTCTGGAGAGGCCGAGAACCAGGGACCCCTCAAAAGCATCAGGACTTGGCATTGGTACCTGATGAGCTTTTAAAGCAAACGTAG